Proteins from a genomic interval of Symmachiella macrocystis:
- a CDS encoding PSD1 and planctomycete cytochrome C domain-containing protein codes for MAMRRFVGLLSLLICCIAAPLSAAEPPPRKIDFNRDIRPILSDTCFACHGPDGESRETELRFDHKESAFGELSDGSFAIVPGKSAESQLIERITSDDDALRMPPEDSNKRLTADQIELLKQWIDDGAAWDEHWALVPPQRSQPPAVSKPDWPRNAIDQFILARLDAEGLSPSPQADRVTLIRRLSFDLIGLPPTVEEVEAFVDDNRPDAYERLVERLLASPHFGERLAVYWLDLVRYADTVGYHGDQTRSVSAYRDYVIDAFNANRPYDQFTIEQLAGDLLPNASREQKVAAGYNMLGMTTIEGGAQAKEYLAKYAADRVRTTSVVWMGATLGCAECHDHKFDPYTARDFYSFASFFADIQQKGVANPAANLLLPTEEQQQELTELETQLAAAQATYNALEAEHKKVAENQQASSASPTETESGEEPAVDEELKQRLSAAKGELANAKRLHKRLLSTIRKTISPVSGEPREMRVLARGDWMDEAGEIVQPAIPAALGSLPPMERRATRLDLAQWLVSREQPQTARVFVNRLWKLYFGRGLSSVLDDLGSQGERPSHPELLDWLAVEFMESGWDIKHMIRLIVTSSTYRQSSLDNDVLRTRDAQNRLLARQSRFRIEAEFVRDTALEISGLLVKEIGGEPVRPYQPAGYYGYLNFPKRTYQPHNSDLQYRRGVYMHWQRTFLHPMLLAFDGPSREECTAERPISNTPLAALTLLNDPSFVEASRAFAERILNEGGTTDDDKLSWAWRQAVSRTPDDREMELLRKLLDKHRQSYTNDQEAAEKLMGVGLHSKPPDSDLIELAAWTSVARTIINLNETITRN; via the coding sequence ATGGCCATGCGACGATTTGTTGGTTTGCTGAGTCTGTTGATCTGCTGCATAGCGGCACCATTGAGCGCTGCGGAACCGCCGCCGCGCAAGATCGATTTCAACCGCGACATCCGCCCGATTCTTTCAGACACCTGTTTCGCTTGCCACGGGCCCGATGGCGAATCGCGGGAGACGGAGCTGCGATTTGATCACAAGGAATCGGCATTTGGCGAATTGAGCGATGGCAGCTTTGCAATTGTGCCGGGCAAGTCAGCGGAGAGCCAATTGATTGAGCGGATCACATCCGACGACGACGCTTTGCGGATGCCGCCGGAAGATTCCAATAAGAGGTTGACAGCTGACCAAATCGAGTTGCTGAAACAGTGGATTGATGACGGCGCAGCTTGGGACGAGCATTGGGCCTTGGTGCCGCCGCAACGATCTCAGCCGCCTGCCGTATCGAAACCGGACTGGCCACGGAATGCGATCGATCAATTCATCTTGGCCCGATTGGATGCGGAAGGGTTATCGCCTTCCCCGCAAGCGGATCGCGTGACGTTGATTCGCCGATTGAGTTTTGACTTGATTGGATTGCCGCCGACGGTTGAGGAGGTCGAAGCCTTCGTCGACGACAATCGTCCCGACGCATACGAACGGCTCGTCGAGCGGTTGCTGGCTTCGCCGCATTTTGGCGAACGGTTGGCGGTCTACTGGTTGGATCTGGTGCGGTACGCCGACACGGTTGGTTATCACGGCGACCAAACTCGTTCAGTCTCGGCCTATCGCGACTATGTGATCGACGCCTTCAACGCGAATCGACCCTATGACCAGTTTACGATCGAACAACTCGCGGGCGATTTATTGCCCAATGCCAGTCGGGAGCAGAAGGTGGCTGCGGGTTACAACATGTTGGGCATGACAACCATCGAAGGCGGTGCGCAGGCCAAAGAGTATCTGGCCAAATACGCCGCCGACCGCGTCCGCACGACGTCGGTCGTTTGGATGGGAGCAACGCTGGGTTGCGCGGAATGCCATGATCACAAATTCGATCCGTACACGGCGCGGGATTTTTATAGCTTCGCGAGTTTTTTCGCCGACATCCAACAAAAAGGGGTCGCCAATCCGGCGGCGAATTTGTTGTTGCCGACCGAAGAACAACAGCAAGAGTTGACAGAACTGGAAACCCAACTTGCCGCCGCGCAGGCGACCTATAACGCGTTGGAAGCCGAGCACAAAAAAGTTGCGGAGAATCAACAGGCCAGCAGCGCTTCGCCGACCGAAACCGAATCGGGCGAAGAGCCGGCGGTTGATGAAGAATTGAAGCAACGCCTCTCCGCTGCGAAAGGCGAATTGGCCAACGCTAAAAGATTACACAAGCGTTTGTTGAGTACGATTCGCAAAACGATCAGCCCGGTCTCCGGAGAGCCGCGTGAGATGCGTGTTCTGGCTCGCGGGGATTGGATGGATGAAGCGGGCGAGATCGTGCAACCCGCCATTCCGGCCGCACTGGGGTCATTGCCGCCCATGGAGCGACGGGCGACACGGTTGGACTTGGCTCAGTGGCTCGTCTCGCGCGAACAACCTCAGACGGCGCGAGTGTTCGTCAACCGCCTGTGGAAACTGTACTTCGGCCGCGGCCTGTCGTCGGTGTTGGACGATCTCGGTTCACAGGGAGAGCGGCCCAGTCATCCCGAGTTGCTCGACTGGTTGGCGGTGGAATTTATGGAGAGCGGCTGGGACATCAAGCATATGATTCGCCTGATTGTCACGTCGTCGACCTATCGCCAGTCATCGCTCGACAACGACGTACTGCGAACACGCGATGCTCAGAACCGTCTGTTAGCACGGCAATCCCGCTTTCGCATTGAAGCGGAATTTGTGCGCGACACGGCTTTGGAAATCAGCGGGCTGCTGGTGAAGGAGATCGGCGGCGAACCGGTTCGGCCTTACCAACCGGCCGGCTACTACGGTTACCTCAATTTCCCCAAGCGGACTTATCAGCCGCACAACAGTGACCTGCAATATCGACGCGGCGTGTATATGCATTGGCAGCGAACGTTCCTGCATCCCATGCTGTTGGCCTTCGACGGGCCGAGCCGCGAAGAGTGTACGGCCGAGCGTCCTATATCCAACACGCCGTTAGCCGCACTGACTTTGCTCAATGATCCGTCATTCGTCGAGGCCTCACGAGCATTTGCCGAACGAATCTTGAACGAGGGCGGAACGACAGACGACGATAAATTGAGCTGGGCTTGGAGGCAAGCGGTTTCCCGAACACCCGATGACCGAGAAATGGAACTGCTGCGAAAACTGTTGGACAAACACCGGCAAAGTTATACCAACGATCAAGAGGCGGCTGAGAAACTGATGGGAGTCGGCCTGCATTCAAAGCCGCCCGACAGCGACTTGATCGAGTTGGCCGCCTGGACGTCCGTCGCGAGGACGATCATTAACCTCAACGAGACTATCACCAGGAACTGA
- a CDS encoding DUF1501 domain-containing protein — MHPLEQHMAHSSRRSFLQNSSVGLGATALATLLNADSWAAPSGAQRVGGVVQPLHFPQKAKRVIFLCMAGGPSHLETFDYKPKLAEMDGQPMPAEFTAGQPIAQLQGQTLRCQGPLIGFNRHGESGQEISDFLPHTAKLADDLCIIRSMRTDQINHDPAHTVMNTGTSISGRPSMGSWINYGLGSESADLPGFVVLTSEGGRNPQPISSRQWHSGFLPSRMQGVEFRSNGDPVHYVNNPAGVSDTRQRDVVETINALNRVRNETVDNPEIATRIGQYELAFRMQASVPELMDLSGETQSTLDMYGTQGADGSYAANCLLARRLAERGVRFIHLYHRGWDHHGDLVSYMKTCCSLTDKPTAALLTDLKQRGMLDDTLLIWGGEFGRTPMFQGKGKNPGRDHHIRGFSMWMAGGGIRGGVTHGATDELGYNATDNIVHVNDLHATMLHQLGIDHKRLTYRFQGRDFRLTDIHGQVVRDILA; from the coding sequence ATGCATCCTCTCGAACAACATATGGCGCACTCTTCGCGGCGGTCCTTCCTACAGAATTCTTCGGTGGGGCTGGGAGCAACTGCGCTGGCAACCTTATTGAACGCTGATAGTTGGGCGGCGCCATCCGGTGCCCAGCGCGTCGGGGGTGTGGTTCAGCCTTTGCACTTTCCGCAGAAGGCCAAGCGGGTCATCTTTTTGTGCATGGCGGGCGGGCCGTCGCACTTGGAGACCTTTGACTACAAACCCAAGCTGGCCGAGATGGACGGTCAGCCGATGCCGGCGGAATTCACAGCCGGTCAACCCATCGCGCAGCTGCAAGGACAAACGCTTCGCTGCCAAGGTCCGCTAATTGGTTTCAACAGACATGGCGAATCGGGACAAGAGATCAGCGACTTTCTGCCGCACACAGCCAAGTTGGCGGATGACTTGTGCATCATCCGCTCGATGCGGACGGATCAAATCAATCACGATCCCGCGCACACAGTGATGAACACCGGCACGTCGATTTCGGGTCGACCGAGTATGGGTTCGTGGATCAACTACGGATTGGGAAGTGAATCGGCAGACCTGCCGGGATTTGTTGTGCTGACTTCCGAAGGAGGCCGCAACCCGCAACCGATTTCTTCGCGGCAATGGCACAGCGGATTTTTACCCAGCCGGATGCAGGGTGTTGAGTTCCGCTCCAATGGCGATCCTGTGCATTACGTAAATAATCCGGCCGGTGTGTCCGACACGCGGCAACGTGATGTTGTCGAGACGATCAATGCGCTCAATCGGGTCCGCAATGAAACAGTCGACAATCCAGAGATCGCAACCCGCATCGGACAATACGAACTCGCCTTCCGTATGCAGGCCAGCGTGCCGGAGTTGATGGACCTGTCGGGCGAAACTCAAAGCACATTAGACATGTACGGTACACAAGGGGCCGATGGTTCCTATGCCGCCAACTGTTTGTTGGCGCGGCGGTTGGCCGAACGGGGGGTGCGTTTTATACATCTATACCACCGCGGCTGGGACCATCACGGCGATTTGGTCTCGTATATGAAAACGTGTTGCAGCCTCACCGACAAACCGACGGCGGCCCTGTTGACGGATTTGAAGCAACGGGGCATGTTGGATGACACGCTCCTCATCTGGGGCGGCGAGTTTGGCAGGACGCCGATGTTCCAAGGCAAAGGGAAGAACCCGGGCCGCGACCATCATATCCGTGGGTTCTCGATGTGGATGGCCGGAGGCGGAATCCGGGGCGGTGTGACACACGGCGCGACCGATGAACTGGGCTACAACGCGACCGATAACATCGTACACGTCAACGACTTGCACGCGACGATGTTGCACCAATTGGGCATCGATCACAAGCGGCTGACGTACCGCTTTCAAGGGCGCGACTTCCGTTTGACCGACATTCACGGTCAAGTCGTGCGCGACATTTTAGCCTGA
- a CDS encoding cold-shock protein, giving the protein MAEGTIKRLTDKGFGFIDTGTDKDMFFHMSNLEGVRYEELHEGQRVSYTPGEGPKGPRAENVKPV; this is encoded by the coding sequence ATGGCTGAAGGTACGATCAAACGGCTGACGGACAAGGGTTTCGGGTTTATTGACACCGGAACGGACAAGGACATGTTCTTTCACATGTCGAATCTCGAAGGAGTTCGCTACGAAGAACTTCATGAAGGTCAACGGGTCTCCTACACCCCCGGGGAAGGTCCCAAAGGACCGCGAGCGGAAAACGTCAAGCCGGTCTAA
- a CDS encoding DUF1805 domain-containing protein, with the protein MNDALPRSTNRTLEFQNGSALGISNRWQGGQYCTILTAAGIVGCGIYDLVTPAEFNQAIAIAKGTPANPLVEPEDLFDAKIVGITPQAGALGITLGMTGKEAVELMLQANQEPSE; encoded by the coding sequence ATGAACGACGCCCTCCCCCGCTCGACGAATCGCACGTTGGAATTCCAAAACGGTTCGGCCCTCGGCATCAGTAACCGTTGGCAGGGTGGACAATACTGCACGATTCTCACCGCTGCAGGAATCGTCGGCTGCGGGATCTACGATTTGGTGACTCCCGCTGAATTCAATCAAGCAATCGCCATTGCCAAAGGGACACCCGCGAATCCGCTCGTCGAGCCGGAAGACCTGTTCGATGCCAAGATCGTCGGCATTACGCCGCAGGCAGGCGCGTTGGGTATCACTCTCGGCATGACCGGCAAAGAAGCAGTCGAATTAATGCTACAGGCCAATCAGGAGCCATCGGAATGA
- a CDS encoding VOC family protein, with protein MNQPVETTAAPIQVKCIDHVTLIVKDLDRSRDFYVGLLGMDEVTRPGFSFPGSWFQAGPSQIHLILEHDQSSPAGLPQPSEQAGAATRTHHFAFEVDDAYAAADALRAQGIEFMCEPKLRPDGYVQTFISDPDGHSVELFSVPAE; from the coding sequence ATGAATCAACCCGTTGAGACCACTGCCGCACCGATTCAAGTAAAGTGCATTGACCATGTGACTTTAATCGTCAAGGACTTAGATCGCAGCCGCGATTTTTATGTGGGTCTGTTGGGAATGGACGAAGTCACACGTCCCGGTTTCAGTTTTCCCGGAAGTTGGTTTCAAGCCGGCCCGTCGCAGATTCACTTGATTCTAGAACACGACCAATCCTCCCCCGCAGGCCTACCGCAACCGAGTGAGCAAGCCGGTGCTGCAACAAGGACGCACCACTTTGCCTTCGAAGTCGACGACGCCTACGCCGCCGCTGACGCTTTGAGAGCACAAGGCATCGAGTTCATGTGCGAGCCGAAGTTACGTCCCGATGGCTACGTGCAGACTTTCATCTCTGATCCGGACGGGCACTCGGTGGAATTGTTTTCGGTGCCGGCGGAGTGA
- a CDS encoding putative signal transducing protein: MSAIDQSSVMDRNNPVVVEIYAAGDCIEAHAAATVLEDEGIEVQVVGEMLDSVKGGIPFGEPTAPRLWVASADAQRGTTAGAMADADIPAKVEDIGRCISAWREADFCRTICVGRLAAHRTGNV; this comes from the coding sequence ATGTCCGCGATAGACCAATCCAGCGTAATGGACCGAAATAATCCGGTTGTCGTGGAAATCTACGCCGCCGGTGATTGCATCGAGGCGCACGCGGCAGCGACGGTATTGGAGGATGAGGGAATCGAGGTTCAAGTCGTCGGTGAGATGTTGGATTCCGTCAAAGGCGGTATCCCGTTCGGAGAACCGACGGCGCCCCGACTGTGGGTTGCCAGTGCTGACGCGCAGCGCGGAACAACTGCTGGCGCAATGGCAGACGCGGATATCCCAGCGAAGGTCGAAGACATCGGTCGGTGCATTTCCGCCTGGCGTGAAGCCGATTTTTGTCGGACTATTTGTGTTGGACGTCTCGCTGCGCATCGCACAGGCAATGTCTGA
- a CDS encoding CBS domain-containing protein, which yields MYTYQLAKDIMVTKLVTLSPEVDVFKAIDLLLKHRISGAPVIDARRNFLGMFSEKNCMSVLLESAYEQHPTTHLYAFMDVEVPTINEDADLLDIARIFRDTHCRRLPVIRKSKLVGQISRRDLLKAAHSMMASAPDRESTWLYLSSIAERHEAPIV from the coding sequence ATGTATACATACCAATTGGCTAAGGACATCATGGTCACCAAGTTGGTGACCCTATCGCCGGAAGTCGACGTGTTCAAGGCGATTGACCTGTTGCTGAAGCACCGCATCTCTGGTGCTCCGGTGATCGATGCCCGACGCAATTTTCTTGGCATGTTCTCCGAAAAAAACTGCATGTCCGTGCTGTTGGAATCGGCTTACGAGCAGCATCCCACGACGCACCTGTATGCATTCATGGATGTCGAAGTCCCCACGATCAACGAAGACGCCGACCTGCTCGACATCGCGCGGATTTTTCGTGACACACATTGCCGCCGCTTGCCGGTGATCCGCAAATCAAAACTCGTCGGTCAAATCAGCCGCCGCGACTTATTGAAAGCCGCGCACAGCATGATGGCGTCCGCCCCGGATCGCGAGTCCACCTGGCTGTACCTCAGCAGCATCGCCGAACGTCACGAAGCCCCGATTGTGTAA
- a CDS encoding DUF1501 domain-containing protein: MPAPLCTGPIQRREFLRVGTLALGGVMLPDLLRLQAASENPRLTTSVILFWMWGGPSQLETYDMKPDAPSEYRGPLNPIRTNVPGMDICEYMPLQAKIADKFSIIRSLHHEMSAHNDGSIEVLTGQTPSVPDPTSQAHSKHPDFGMVASRIRGPHPEGLPQYIGVQRSPFMTQPNYLGAAHRSFDTGDPSLPGYAPKNLTLATGVDHRRLGDRRHLLGQFDRFRQRYEHDIDGADEFQSAAFSILTSRKVADAFEIAQEDPKLRDRYGRHRWGQSCLLARRLAEAGAAVINVDATAPNSTTKNFSWDDHAGAFHLDYAQRERLPQMDQALSALITDLHDRGLNENVLVIACGEFGRTPRVTHAPTNFSNQIGLGRDHWPGAFSALIAGGGLRMGQVVGQTNFNAEYPLHDPVTPQDLLATVYRHLGVDPQQQFTSFAGRPIPILPGGQPIKSLI, encoded by the coding sequence ATGCCGGCACCCCTCTGCACCGGTCCGATCCAGCGTCGCGAGTTTCTGCGCGTGGGTACGCTAGCACTTGGTGGAGTGATGTTGCCTGACTTGTTGCGGTTGCAAGCAGCTTCAGAAAATCCGCGACTGACGACGTCGGTGATTTTGTTTTGGATGTGGGGCGGACCCAGCCAACTCGAAACCTACGACATGAAACCCGATGCTCCCAGCGAGTATCGCGGGCCGCTCAATCCGATTCGCACCAATGTGCCCGGCATGGACATCTGCGAATACATGCCGCTGCAGGCGAAGATTGCGGATAAGTTCTCCATCATCCGCTCGTTGCATCACGAGATGTCGGCGCACAACGACGGCAGTATCGAGGTGCTGACCGGCCAGACACCCAGCGTGCCGGATCCGACGTCGCAAGCCCACTCGAAACATCCCGACTTCGGCATGGTCGCCAGTCGCATTCGCGGCCCCCATCCCGAGGGCCTGCCGCAATACATCGGCGTGCAGCGTTCGCCGTTTATGACGCAACCTAATTATTTGGGAGCAGCACATCGGTCGTTCGATACGGGCGATCCTTCTTTGCCCGGTTATGCCCCGAAAAATCTAACGTTGGCAACCGGTGTCGATCATCGTCGCTTGGGGGATCGTAGGCATCTGCTGGGGCAATTCGATCGCTTTCGGCAACGGTACGAACATGACATCGACGGCGCGGATGAATTCCAATCCGCCGCGTTCAGTATTCTAACCAGCAGAAAAGTGGCCGACGCTTTCGAGATTGCGCAAGAAGATCCCAAATTGCGAGACCGCTACGGACGACATCGTTGGGGGCAAAGCTGTCTATTGGCGCGGCGACTGGCCGAGGCAGGCGCAGCCGTCATTAACGTCGATGCCACTGCTCCGAACAGCACGACTAAGAATTTCAGCTGGGACGACCACGCCGGCGCGTTTCATCTCGACTACGCGCAGCGAGAACGTCTGCCGCAAATGGATCAAGCGCTGTCGGCTTTGATCACTGATTTGCATGACCGAGGCCTGAACGAAAATGTGCTGGTGATCGCTTGCGGAGAATTTGGCCGCACACCGCGCGTTACGCATGCTCCGACGAACTTTTCCAATCAAATCGGCCTGGGCCGCGATCATTGGCCCGGGGCATTCAGCGCACTGATTGCCGGCGGCGGATTGCGGATGGGGCAGGTTGTGGGGCAGACCAATTTCAATGCGGAATATCCCTTGCACGATCCGGTGACGCCACAGGACTTGCTGGCGACGGTCTATCGGCATCTGGGTGTGGATCCACAGCAGCAGTTCACCAGCTTCGCCGGCCGTCCGATCCCGATTCTCCCCGGCGGCCAACCGATCAAATCGTTGATCTAG
- a CDS encoding sulfatase-like hydrolase/transferase, with translation MDYRVQAADAAKPNVLFLFTDDQRADTIAALGNPHIKTPNIDELVRSGFVFNNAYCMGSTMPAVCNPSRHMMHSGMSLFRYDPKQIEGTFGETMKRAGYTTYHESKRGNTARKYHTAFDHSQYLNDQAERTSGHHGRTIANHAVKFLKDYDRDNPFFMYLGFAGPHDPRVAAEEWKALYDPAELPLPENYKPLHPFDNGEMVIRDEQLAPWPRTEETVREHLRDYYACISSIDFNIGRIIATLKETGQFENTIIVFSSDHGLAVGSHGLFGKQSLYEHSMKAPLIFSGPGIPHGQSEAFCYLFDIFPTVCDLAHVPIPAGLDGKSLSPVIDGKSTGVRDDIFLAYRNVMRGVRHGDWKLIRYPQVNVTQLFNLREDPLELHDLSESDQEQTDRMMTLLIKQQSVYDDKQPLIVENPQPATITVEMINKAAEQAANKKRKVKRRK, from the coding sequence ATGGATTACCGTGTCCAAGCGGCGGATGCGGCGAAGCCGAACGTGTTGTTCCTGTTTACCGATGACCAACGCGCCGACACGATTGCCGCCTTGGGCAATCCGCACATCAAGACACCGAACATCGACGAACTTGTCCGTTCGGGATTCGTGTTCAACAATGCTTATTGCATGGGCTCCACCATGCCGGCCGTCTGCAACCCCAGTCGGCACATGATGCACAGCGGGATGTCGCTGTTTCGCTACGACCCCAAACAGATCGAGGGGACGTTCGGGGAAACAATGAAGCGGGCCGGTTACACCACCTATCATGAGTCCAAGCGGGGCAATACCGCTCGCAAGTACCACACCGCGTTTGATCACTCACAATATCTCAATGATCAAGCAGAGCGAACTTCCGGGCATCATGGACGAACGATTGCCAACCATGCGGTCAAATTCCTCAAAGACTATGACCGCGACAATCCGTTTTTCATGTACCTCGGTTTCGCCGGCCCCCATGACCCTCGCGTCGCCGCAGAGGAATGGAAGGCTTTATACGATCCGGCTGAACTTCCATTGCCGGAAAACTACAAACCGCTGCACCCCTTCGACAACGGCGAAATGGTGATCCGCGACGAACAACTCGCTCCCTGGCCCCGTACCGAAGAAACGGTCCGCGAACATCTACGGGACTACTATGCCTGCATCTCGTCCATCGATTTCAACATCGGCCGCATCATCGCGACGCTCAAAGAAACCGGCCAGTTTGAAAACACGATCATCGTATTCTCCTCGGACCATGGTTTGGCCGTCGGCAGTCACGGTCTGTTCGGCAAGCAAAGCCTGTACGAGCACAGCATGAAAGCGCCATTGATTTTCAGCGGACCGGGAATCCCCCACGGACAAAGCGAAGCCTTTTGTTATTTGTTCGATATCTTTCCCACCGTCTGCGATCTGGCGCACGTGCCGATTCCGGCGGGTCTCGATGGCAAAAGCTTATCACCGGTGATCGACGGAAAATCGACCGGTGTTCGCGACGATATTTTCTTGGCCTATCGCAACGTGATGCGCGGCGTGCGACACGGTGATTGGAAACTGATACGTTACCCGCAGGTGAATGTCACGCAACTGTTCAACCTGCGCGAAGACCCCCTCGAATTACACGACCTTTCTGAAAGCGACCAGGAGCAAACAGACCGGATGATGACGCTGCTTATCAAACAACAAAGTGTCTACGACGACAAACAACCGTTGATTGTCGAAAACCCCCAACCGGCGACCATCACCGTCGAAATGATCAACAAGGCGGCCGAGCAGGCCGCGAATAAGAAACGTAAGGTGAAACGGCGTAAATGA
- a CDS encoding redoxin domain-containing protein, producing MTYRSFGFAVLVCAIHFTAAAANDAAPEPKVPATTFRLPTVDGKVVELTDGPAGLTVVCFLGSECPLARLYGPGLNKLAAEFESQGVRFVGINSNIQDSTEDVREYTKQYAITFPMAKDYENKIADQYHAKRTPEVFVVDEQLAIRYRGRIDDQYLPGRARTKPAREDLKIAIEELLSGKPVTMAVTEPNGCIIGREKKGEVTTDLTFTKDIARILNQHCVECHRPGEIGPFSLTDYDEVIGWADMMLETIDDGRMPPWHANPQHGEFSNTRHMPDADKQAFTDWVEGGMPYGDVKDLPELPKFADGWLMPDTPDAVVEMRDHPYTVPAEGTVEYQYFVVDPGFEEDKWVTGSQVIPGNRGVVHHCIVFIRPPDGSDFRGVGWLSAYVPGQRFTMLPPHRGRKIPAGSKLVFQMHYTPNGSEQEDLTKIGLLFGEEQDITHEVLTLVGIDQEFEIPPHAADYPVDGRVKRLPKQGELLAIVPHMHLRGKSFRLFGKHETDREVLLDVPQYDFNWQHVYELAEPMPLSSVKALEFTVKFDNSKANLANPDPTQFVSWGDQTWEEMAVAFFEVAIPRGKKDEWKRDKKPVDPQVRENEIQEFVATFLKNFDKDGDGEVAWLEAPLGFRRFGFRNIDKDKDRRLTKSEVEEAARQKNRF from the coding sequence ATGACATATCGGAGTTTTGGCTTTGCTGTTTTGGTCTGTGCAATTCATTTCACTGCCGCTGCAGCAAATGATGCCGCCCCAGAACCGAAAGTCCCCGCAACGACCTTTCGATTGCCTACGGTCGACGGCAAGGTCGTGGAGTTGACCGACGGCCCGGCGGGATTGACGGTTGTTTGCTTTTTGGGCAGCGAATGCCCGCTGGCTCGGTTATATGGGCCGGGATTGAACAAACTGGCAGCGGAATTTGAATCGCAGGGCGTGCGGTTCGTAGGCATCAACAGCAACATCCAAGACTCGACGGAGGATGTCCGCGAATATACCAAGCAATATGCCATCACATTTCCGATGGCCAAGGATTACGAAAACAAGATCGCTGACCAATATCACGCCAAACGCACGCCGGAAGTCTTCGTGGTGGATGAGCAACTGGCGATCCGGTATCGCGGGCGGATCGACGATCAATACCTGCCGGGACGAGCGCGGACGAAGCCGGCTCGCGAGGATTTAAAGATTGCTATTGAAGAGTTGTTGTCGGGAAAGCCAGTCACGATGGCGGTCACCGAGCCGAACGGTTGTATTATCGGCCGTGAAAAAAAGGGGGAGGTCACCACAGATTTGACCTTCACCAAAGACATCGCACGGATCTTGAACCAACATTGTGTGGAATGTCATCGTCCGGGCGAAATCGGCCCGTTTTCGCTAACCGACTACGACGAGGTGATTGGTTGGGCGGACATGATGCTGGAAACGATCGACGATGGCCGGATGCCGCCCTGGCATGCCAATCCCCAGCACGGAGAATTCTCCAACACGCGGCATATGCCCGATGCGGACAAGCAAGCGTTCACCGATTGGGTCGAAGGGGGCATGCCGTACGGTGATGTGAAGGACTTGCCCGAGTTGCCGAAGTTTGCGGACGGCTGGTTGATGCCCGATACTCCCGATGCCGTCGTCGAGATGCGCGATCACCCCTATACGGTTCCGGCCGAAGGGACTGTGGAGTATCAATACTTTGTCGTTGACCCGGGATTTGAAGAAGACAAATGGGTCACCGGCTCGCAGGTGATTCCTGGAAACCGAGGAGTTGTGCACCACTGCATCGTGTTTATCAGGCCGCCGGACGGCTCCGATTTCCGAGGCGTCGGCTGGTTATCGGCCTATGTTCCGGGCCAGCGATTCACGATGCTCCCGCCACACCGCGGCCGGAAAATTCCGGCGGGATCAAAACTGGTTTTTCAAATGCACTACACCCCCAATGGGTCCGAGCAGGAGGACCTGACAAAAATCGGGCTACTGTTTGGTGAAGAACAAGACATTACCCACGAAGTACTGACGCTGGTCGGCATTGATCAGGAATTCGAAATCCCGCCGCACGCAGCCGACTATCCCGTGGATGGCCGCGTCAAGCGATTGCCCAAGCAGGGAGAATTGCTGGCAATCGTGCCGCACATGCATCTGCGCGGCAAGTCGTTTCGGTTGTTCGGCAAACACGAAACGGATCGCGAAGTGCTGCTGGACGTGCCGCAATACGATTTCAATTGGCAGCATGTCTATGAGTTGGCTGAACCGATGCCGTTGTCTTCGGTCAAGGCGTTGGAATTCACCGTGAAGTTTGACAACTCCAAAGCGAACCTCGCTAATCCCGATCCGACTCAATTTGTCAGTTGGGGCGATCAAACCTGGGAGGAAATGGCGGTCGCGTTTTTTGAAGTCGCCATTCCGCGTGGGAAAAAGGATGAGTGGAAACGTGACAAGAAACCGGTGGATCCCCAAGTACGTGAGAATGAGATCCAAGAATTTGTGGCGACATTCCTGAAGAACTTTGACAAAGATGGCGACGGAGAAGTCGCATGGCTGGAAGCTCCCCTCGGTTTTCGCCGATTTGGCTTCCGCAATATCGACAAGGACAAGGACCGGCGGCTCACAAAGAGTGAAGTCGAAGAAGCCGCTCGCCAGAAAAACCGGTTTTGA